The bacterium DNA segment CACCCGCGTTGGTGAAAGTCAGGGGATAGCTGGAGGAGCTGCCCAGGACCACGGAGCCGAAATCGAGCGCGCTCTGGCTGATTTGCATCGCGGGCAGGGGCGGCACCGTGCCCTCGCCGCTCAGCGGCACTTGCACCGAGTCGCGTCCCAGAACGTTTGTGCTCATCTGAAGCACACCGCTCACCGGGCCCACGGCGTTCGGGGCGAACTCCACCTCGATACGGGTCGAATCGTGCGAGGCTATGTTGTACACGCTGTTCACCACTCTGAACACGCTGGGGCTGGCGCTAAGCTGCGAGACCGTGAGGGTGATCGCAGTCGGGTTGACCACGTAGATCCATTTGCGCAGGCTCTTGCTGCTCTGCACCTGCCCGAATTGCAGGCTGTCGGGATTGATCCGGATTTCGGTGGGCGGAGTGGTGGTCACGTTGGCCTTGAGCGGCACCTGCAGCCGTGTCTGGAGCGGGTCGCTGTTGTAGATGGTGAGCTGCGATTGCACTGTCCCCAACCCGGCGGTCTTGAATATCACCGTGTAGCCGCGTGACTGCCCCGGGGCCAGCAAATCCCCGCTGAACTGCGAGCTGAACAGGGCGTTGCCGAACTGGAACGCCGTTATGATGAGGGTGTCGCGCCCCGTGTTCGTGATGGTCAGAGTCTTGAACACGGTGCTGTCCAGGAACACCCGCCCGAAATCCAGGCTCGTTGGGGAGACCTGGATGCCGGAGAGCTGGTTGGTGAATCCGCTGCCGGTCATCGGCACGGCGAGCGAGGGCGCGTTGGCGGCGTTGCTGGTCACGGTGAGCTGGGCGTTATGCTGGAGTGTGTCCTCCGGCCAGAAAGTCACGATCATCTCGAAACCCACGCCCGGCGGCAGGCTGGCCTGGGTCTGGTTGAACTTGAAAGCGCTGTCGCTCGAGACCATGGACAGGATTTTCAGGGTATCGGTGCCGGTATTGTTGAGGGTCAGTTTCTGGTTGGCGCTGTTACCGGATCGCACCGGGCCGAAACTAAGGCTGGTGGGCTTGGCCTCGATATTGGCCTTTCCGCGCACCGAGGCCGAACCGCTCAGGTTCACCACGAGAGTGGGGTTGACACTGTCGCTGCTGGTGATGGTCAGCGTGGCGTTGAAAGTGCCGGCCGCGACCGGAGTGAACAGGATCGGGATATAGGCCAGGCTGTCTGGGTCGAGGCTAATGGACGTGACCGTGGAGGTGAAAAGCCCGCTCGAAAAGGTGAGCTGGGAGACGGTCAAGGTGGCGCTGCCCAGGTTGCTCAGGACCAGGTTGATCGTTTTGCTGTTGCCGATGAACAGCGGGCCGAAATCCAGGCTCTTGTTCAGCAGTACAAGCTGCGCGCCGGTCGCGAGCATCACGAAATCCTGGCCCGCGGCCGCCGTGGTTGTCAGCTCCAGGTTGTGCGAGCCGGGGTTGAAAGTGAAGCCGCTCCGGAGCGGGACCACCCGGTACAGTCCGCTGCCCAGATTGGTGAATTTGTAGGCGCCGGTGCTGTCGGTGAGCACGGAGGTGCTGTCATCGCCGGTAAGACGGAGTTCGACCCCTTTCGCTCCGCTGCCCGCGCGGGTCACCTTTCCGCTGATCGCCAGGTCGTTGATCTCCGGGGGGGCGGCCGGAGTGTGCTGGCAACGGGTAAAAAGGATCACAAGCGAAAGGACCAGCGAGATGGCCCAGGCAATTTTTTTCACTTTCAGGTACATGGGTAATGAGAATCTCCGTTTGTCTGGTTCGGGCCCGGCAATTTTTTCCTGCTTAAGCCGAAGAGTGTTGGAGAGTTTTCTTTTCTTTCTCACTCAGCCCTGAACTCGCCGGGCCCGGCGCAACCGCCATTGAGGAGCCGCGATACGTAATGCGTGGCGCTTTGCGCCCGACAGTGGATTAGCAATCTTCGTGCCCGAGGCTGGTGATTATCGTGAGAAATCGGAAAGGGGCTGGTTTGCCGGGGAGTCGGGGGAGCGAGTCCGGAACGAAACGCGGGGGACGCACCGTGCGCCCCCCGCTCCATTGTCGGTCCCGCACCGGCAGTGCGGGTTCTACTGCGGGTCGTTGAGCAGGCGGAAACTCTCGATCGACCAGGCCCCCACCTTGGCCTCAAAACTGTGGCTATCGTGCGGCAGGGCCTCGAGGCTGTTCTCCAGCAGGTCGGTCCGGTAGACCGCATCGAACGGGCGGGCCAGGCTCAGGCGGGCCGTGCAGGCTTTACCGGCGCTCTCGTAGAGCCGCAGCACCAGGTCGTCCGAGTCCTCGGCCTTTTTCAGCACGGTCAATACGACATTCTCCGGCTCCAGGCTGAGGAACGACTGCGTCGCGGGCAGCTCGCCGAAGTGCACGCTCTCGGCCCGGCAGAGCAGGGGGTTGTTGAGTTCGTAGCCCCGTTTCACTGTGCCGGCCTCTCTCCAGTCGCCGCGGTGCGGGTAAAGGGCGTAGCCCACCGCGTGCACTCCGGCCTCATCGGTCACGAACGAGGGGTGGTCCGGGCTGCGCAGCACGCTCAGGCGGACCACGCCGCCCCGGATGTCGTAGCCGTAGCGGTTGTCGTTGACCAGGCTCGCGCCGTAGCCGTCCGCCGACAGGTCGGCCCACTGCTGGGCGGCCTGCTCCTGACCCAGGTTGGCCCGGGTGATCGTGCCGTAGGGGATCTCGTAGGCGGCCTCGCCGGTTTTCACGTTCAGCGGGAACGCCACCTTGACCATCTTATTGCGGCCCTCCCAGTCCAGGACAAGCCTGAAATCGGCCTGAGCGCTCCCGGCGTAGAGGATTATGTCCTGGGTCAGACGGGCCAGGCCGTATTTCTGTTTCACCCTCAGCACGGCGCGCACCGGGCCGCTCTCGATCAGCTTGATTTCCGGGTCCGGCTCGGTGTCCCATGACGGGCCGTCCCAGGCGTGAAGGTGCTCGTGGTCGAGGTCCCGGTTGTCCAGAAAACCCTCGGAGTCGCCGAAATCCTGTATGATCTGGATCCGGTTGCCCTCTCCGCCCGAGAGGACCTCGCGGCCGGCGGCCTTGTCGTAGACGCTTTTCAGGTTGCCGGTGGCCGGGTTGAGGCTCAGGCGCAGGAAACTGTTCTCCAGAGTCTGGGGCGTGGCTTTGAGCTCCACCGCCTCGGACTGCGCCCCGGCCTCATCCGGGAACGCCCGGTACAGGCTGTAGCCCAGCGAGGGGACCTCCCGGGCCAGGAACACGAAACTCACCCGGTGGGCGCCCTCCCGGTCCTGCCGCGCGGTGATCTGGACCGGGACATCCTCTCCTTTCGGTCCGTTCAGGCGCAGGGACCCGACCGGCGCGTCCAGCTCGAGGCTCATCTCCACCGGCCCGCTGCGCCGCCAGGCCAGCGGGTTGAACACCAGCAGGGGCACTCCCTCGCCGCGGGTGTCCACCTGCGCGGCAATGGCTCCCAGGGCGCGCTCCAGGTGCTCCTGGCCCCCAGTGAGCACCTCGCGGTAGAGCTGAAGGGCATCCGCCTGGGCCGGCGGGATGTCGGTGCCGCTGATCGTGTCGTGGAACTGGTTGAGCATCACCTTCTTCCAGGAATCGAAAATGTCACCCTGGGGGTAATGCTCGAGGGCCCCCATTTTCCAGGCCAGGGCGGAGAATTTTTCCTGAGACAGAAGGAGGCACTCGCTGCGGCGGTTGCCGGTCTTGATCTCGCCCGCGGTGGTGTAGGCCCCGCGGATCGTGGGGGTGATCTCGCCCGCGAACACCGGATAGCGCCCCGGGCGCTCTTTCAGGGCCTTTTCGAAAGACGAAGGCTTGCTGAATTTCACCGCGGCCGGCTTAGCGCCAACGCCCGTTTCCCGCTCCTGCATGACCGCTTTCATCTTCTCCACATCCGCCCGCAGGGCGCCGCCGCCGTGGTTGCCCACCCCGATCAGGGTGATCAGGTCGCGCACCCCGTAGCGCTCCCACAGCTCGGTGAGCTGGCTGTCCAGCTCCTGGCGCGAGGGCAGGATACCGTCCGGATAGCGCATGCGAACGGTCAGCACCCGCGAGCCGTCCGGGCCCTCCCACCAGAACATCTTTTCATCGTTCGGGATGCCGCCGCGGGTGAAGAAATAATTTTCGATACCGCATTTCTTGAAAATCTGAGGGTAGGTCCAGGGGTGGGTCCAGGCATCCACGCACCAGACCGTTTTCACGTCCACCCCGAAATGGTCCTTGAAATAGCGCTTGCCGTACATCAGTTGGCGCACCACCGACTCGCCGCAGGGCAGGCAGCCGTCGAACTCGTCCCAGGCGGTGCTGGCTATCTCCAGGCGGCCGTCCCCCTGCGCCTGGGGGTTCCAGATCCGCTCGCCCAGCTCGCTGGTCACGTGCTGATAGTAGTGCAGCTTGTAGAACAGTCCGGGGTACAGCTCCTCCAGCGGCTCGATGGCCGGCGCCTGCAGGAAAGCGAATGTGTAGTCCGGGTACTTGTCCATGTTGTCGAACGCGGTCTCGAGCGTGTGCGTGACCACCACCTTGACCGTGTGCGGCCAGTAGCGCCACCACCAGGCCAGGTCGATATGGGCCTGCGGGATCACGTGGACAGTCATTTCCCCTAACGGTGCGGGTTCCGCGGCCCGCAGGCTCACAGACGGCGCGGTCATGGAAAACAGGGCCGCGGCAGCGAGCATCGCGGCGGTGCTGAGAGCGCTGGCTTTCATCTCACCCCTCCTCCACCTGGTTTGCGTTGAATTTCTGCCTGGCTGCCTCGGCTGTGCTGTGACGGTGCGGATTGAAAAAAAGGCTGGAACAAAGCGCTTGAGTTTTATATAATAGGTAGGTCAGAGTGCGATGTTTCTCTCCCGCTGCGCCTCCCGACACCGTTGGTACTTTCTCCCCCGCATGCGCATTCAGGTCGATCCGCCTCTGCCACGCCCGTTTTTACAAGCACCGGGCGGATAACAGGATGGCGGATCGTTACCGGGCTTGGCCCGATTATCGACATATTACCGCAGGCTTCGGGCAAGAGCAAGATATTCATGGGCTTTTTCCGGCCCAGGATTTCAGAAAAATCGGGTCCCGGTCCACGATTCCGTTGCGCGGCCCGGCCCGCGACTTTAATATGCTGTGCGTGTGTGATGCAGGGTGCGGAGTTTTTCAATCAATCATTCTACAGGAGGAAAGATGTCCAGGCAGCCCGACCGCAGAACATTCCTCAAATCCGCCGCCGCGGCCTCGGCCGCTTTCACCATCCTGCGGCCTGAGATCGTTTTCGGCACCGCGGCCAACTCCAGCGTGGGGCTGGGGGTTATCGGCTGCGGCAACCGCGGGACCAACGTGGGCAGCGGCCTGGTGACCAACGCCGGGGCGCGCGTGACCGCCCTGGCCGACCTTATGCGCGACAAGCTGGCCGACGGGCAGAAGAATTTCAACCAGGCCAACCGCGGGAAAGGCTACGCCGAGATTTCGCCCAAGAACCTGTTTTCCGGCTCCGAGGCCTATCTGCGCCTGATCGAGTGCAAGGACGTGGACGCCGTGCTGGTGACCACCCCGGCCGTGTTCCACCCCCTGCACATGGAGGCCGCGGTGGAGGCGGGCAAGCACACCTACTGCGAAAAGCCGGTGGGTGTGGATGTCAAGGGCGTGAACCGTTTCCTGCGCGCCGCCGACCGCGCCAACGGGCGCTGCTCCCTGGCCGTGGGTTTCCAGATCCGTCACGCCACGCCATATGTCGAGCTGCGGCAGAAAATCAACGAGGGCCTGATCGGCGATATCGTGAGCGTGCAGGCCTACTATTTCTCGGGCGAGCCGGAGCTCGACTGGCGCGCCGACCGCTCCTGGGATGAGAACCGTCTGCGCTGCTGGTTCTGGTTCCGCGACCTGTCGGGCGATATCCTGGTCGAGCAGGGCATCCACGTGGTCGATATCTGCAACTGGATCCTGGGCCAGCACCCGGTGGCGGCCAGCGGAGTGGGCGGCCGCGCGGGCCGTGACGACAAGGGCGATGCCTGGAGCCACTATCAGGTGAATTTCGAGTATCCCTGCGGGGCGCACGTGAATTTCCACTCGACCCAGCTCGATCCGGCCTATGGCGATGTGGCCGAGAAATTCTTCGGCACCAAGGGTATCGCCGAGGCGCACTACAGCGGCGGGGTGTTCATCAAAGGGGCCCAGGAATGGGACAGCGGGGCCAGCCGGGGCGGCGCCACCGAGAGCGCGCAGGATAAGGCCGCCGGGCGGTTCACCTCGGCCCTGGAGGATGCCGACCCCAACAAGCAGAAAGCTTTCATCGGCAGTATCACCAGCGGCAAGCTGATCAACGAGGGCCAGGCCGGCGCCGACACGGCCATGTCGGCCATTCTCGGCCGCACCGCGGCCTACTGGGGTCGCAGGGTTACCTGGGACGAGGTGGCGGCCTCGGATGACTGTTTCGAGCCGGCCCTCGACCTGCGCCAGTTCGACAAGTAAAAACCAATGAGGAGCAAGGAATGAGCACTCTGGGAAGACGGGATTTCATCCGCTCGGCCTCGCTGGCGGCAGCGGTGTCGGCCACCGGACTTTCGGCCGCCGCTGAAAAACCGGGGCAAGGCTCTGCGGAGCCGGGGCGGGATGCCTCGGCCGACATGCAGCTCGGGATCATCATCGAGGCGGATGACCCGGAAAAGGGTCTGGAGAGGGTAAAAAAGCTGGGATTCAGCACCTGTGAGCTGGGGTTGAAGAATTTTTCGGTCGAGCACGCCCAGCGGGTGAAAAAGGCCCTGGCCGCGGCCGGGGTCTCGCCCACCGCCGTGATCAGCAATGGGCCCGGCGAAACACGCTGGAATTTCTACGAGGGTCCGCGCACTATCGGCCTGGTGCCGCGCACCCACCGAGCCGAGCGCATGGCGCGCCTGAAACAGGCGGTGGATTTCTGTGTCGAGGCCGGGATACCGGCGATCAACTCGCATTTCGGGTTTATCCCCGAGGACCCCAACGATCCGCTCTATGGCGAGTTCATCAGCGCGGTCCACGAGGTGGCCAGCTATGCCAAGGGCCATGGCATCCTGGTCCGTTTCGAGACCGGC contains these protein-coding regions:
- a CDS encoding glycosyl hydrolase-related protein; this translates as MKASALSTAAMLAAAALFSMTAPSVSLRAAEPAPLGEMTVHVIPQAHIDLAWWWRYWPHTVKVVVTHTLETAFDNMDKYPDYTFAFLQAPAIEPLEELYPGLFYKLHYYQHVTSELGERIWNPQAQGDGRLEIASTAWDEFDGCLPCGESVVRQLMYGKRYFKDHFGVDVKTVWCVDAWTHPWTYPQIFKKCGIENYFFTRGGIPNDEKMFWWEGPDGSRVLTVRMRYPDGILPSRQELDSQLTELWERYGVRDLITLIGVGNHGGGALRADVEKMKAVMQERETGVGAKPAAVKFSKPSSFEKALKERPGRYPVFAGEITPTIRGAYTTAGEIKTGNRRSECLLLSQEKFSALAWKMGALEHYPQGDIFDSWKKVMLNQFHDTISGTDIPPAQADALQLYREVLTGGQEHLERALGAIAAQVDTRGEGVPLLVFNPLAWRRSGPVEMSLELDAPVGSLRLNGPKGEDVPVQITARQDREGAHRVSFVFLAREVPSLGYSLYRAFPDEAGAQSEAVELKATPQTLENSFLRLSLNPATGNLKSVYDKAAGREVLSGGEGNRIQIIQDFGDSEGFLDNRDLDHEHLHAWDGPSWDTEPDPEIKLIESGPVRAVLRVKQKYGLARLTQDIILYAGSAQADFRLVLDWEGRNKMVKVAFPLNVKTGEAAYEIPYGTITRANLGQEQAAQQWADLSADGYGASLVNDNRYGYDIRGGVVRLSVLRSPDHPSFVTDEAGVHAVGYALYPHRGDWREAGTVKRGYELNNPLLCRAESVHFGELPATQSFLSLEPENVVLTVLKKAEDSDDLVLRLYESAGKACTARLSLARPFDAVYRTDLLENSLEALPHDSHSFEAKVGAWSIESFRLLNDPQ
- a CDS encoding sugar phosphate isomerase/epimerase; the protein is MSTLGRRDFIRSASLAAAVSATGLSAAAEKPGQGSAEPGRDASADMQLGIIIEADDPEKGLERVKKLGFSTCELGLKNFSVEHAQRVKKALAAAGVSPTAVISNGPGETRWNFYEGPRTIGLVPRTHRAERMARLKQAVDFCVEAGIPAINSHFGFIPEDPNDPLYGEFISAVHEVASYAKGHGILVRFETGQETPVTLLRAITDIGTDNLGVNYDTANLILYGKANPVDGLEVLGPHVQSLHAKDGTYPTGPRDLGEETPIGQGWVDFPAVIRKLKKLGFKGHITIEREIEGEEQTRDILASKDYLQNLIRTA
- a CDS encoding choice-of-anchor D domain-containing protein; this encodes MYLKVKKIAWAISLVLSLVILFTRCQHTPAAPPEINDLAISGKVTRAGSGAKGVELRLTGDDSTSVLTDSTGAYKFTNLGSGLYRVVPLRSGFTFNPGSHNLELTTTAAAGQDFVMLATGAQLVLLNKSLDFGPLFIGNSKTINLVLSNLGSATLTVSQLTFSSGLFTSTVTSISLDPDSLAYIPILFTPVAAGTFNATLTITSSDSVNPTLVVNLSGSASVRGKANIEAKPTSLSFGPVRSGNSANQKLTLNNTGTDTLKILSMVSSDSAFKFNQTQASLPPGVGFEMIVTFWPEDTLQHNAQLTVTSNAANAPSLAVPMTGSGFTNQLSGIQVSPTSLDFGRVFLDSTVFKTLTITNTGRDTLIITAFQFGNALFSSQFSGDLLAPGQSRGYTVIFKTAGLGTVQSQLTIYNSDPLQTRLQVPLKANVTTTPPTEIRINPDSLQFGQVQSSKSLRKWIYVVNPTAITLTVSQLSASPSVFRVVNSVYNIASHDSTRIEVEFAPNAVGPVSGVLQMSTNVLGRDSVQVPLSGEGTVPPLPAMQISQSALDFGSVVLGSSSSYPLTFTNAGVGELSITSLSAAPSAFSVSSPNLKVTAGNSGNVQVVFSPTSLGLIQGTLTVVSNDPTNPSLTVKLTGAAVDTTSKVALMTLSTRFLDLGSSLLQLSTSRTFVIGNLGKDTLRVTGINPVRSEYKALPNKVNVAPGGQQTIIVTFTPLIADTANSAVVILSNDQLRPVDSLNVTGVGLNPDSSVVTTHEVFIPGGLFDMGKAGEFEPVRRITLTSFYMDAYEVTNQEYKQFVDAGGYDNQAFWTAEGWQWRQTSNEQNFKTDDPKPMYWGSGSAPWESDPYSNQPNSPVIGVNWFEASAYAKYRAKTLPSEAQWEYVTRGQAGRVYPWGDNWDGSRANHGQSHSPYFDESDGYRYCSPIGSFPSGNSPEGVNNLVGNVMEWINDWNGDYNPEQTFNPTGNPTGTEKVIRGGSWRGSTLFARGFHRNRSLPKLRYPDCGIRLVRNF
- a CDS encoding Gfo/Idh/MocA family oxidoreductase; this encodes MSRQPDRRTFLKSAAAASAAFTILRPEIVFGTAANSSVGLGVIGCGNRGTNVGSGLVTNAGARVTALADLMRDKLADGQKNFNQANRGKGYAEISPKNLFSGSEAYLRLIECKDVDAVLVTTPAVFHPLHMEAAVEAGKHTYCEKPVGVDVKGVNRFLRAADRANGRCSLAVGFQIRHATPYVELRQKINEGLIGDIVSVQAYYFSGEPELDWRADRSWDENRLRCWFWFRDLSGDILVEQGIHVVDICNWILGQHPVAASGVGGRAGRDDKGDAWSHYQVNFEYPCGAHVNFHSTQLDPAYGDVAEKFFGTKGIAEAHYSGGVFIKGAQEWDSGASRGGATESAQDKAAGRFTSALEDADPNKQKAFIGSITSGKLINEGQAGADTAMSAILGRTAAYWGRRVTWDEVAASDDCFEPALDLRQFDK